One Prevotella melaninogenica DNA window includes the following coding sequences:
- a CDS encoding sugar transferase, whose amino-acid sequence MRENESHDGMGKLQRCLKRAFDIVGALIGLIICSPLFLLISILITYQSNGPIIFRQIRIGYKGRPFAIFKFRTMSSVVEEEGPQLVAKCDSSNSTRLEQFLRGHHLDELPQLWNVLRGDMSFVGPRPERKFFIDKIIEQTNRYQLIYQMRPGLTSEATLYNGYTDTMEKMLRRMEMDIHYLEHRTLWLDFTIVIKTVLKIVTGKKF is encoded by the coding sequence ATGAGAGAAAACGAGAGTCATGATGGCATGGGAAAGCTTCAACGCTGTTTGAAGCGTGCTTTTGACATTGTTGGTGCGCTCATAGGACTTATCATCTGCTCTCCTCTATTTCTCCTCATCAGTATTCTTATTACTTATCAAAGCAATGGACCCATCATCTTCCGACAGATACGTATCGGATATAAAGGACGTCCGTTTGCTATCTTTAAGTTTCGTACAATGAGCAGTGTTGTGGAGGAAGAGGGTCCGCAACTTGTTGCAAAATGTGACAGTTCGAACTCTACTCGATTGGAACAGTTCCTGCGTGGGCATCACTTAGACGAACTACCACAGCTATGGAATGTGCTCAGAGGTGACATGTCGTTCGTGGGTCCGCGCCCTGAACGTAAGTTCTTTATCGACAAGATTATCGAACAGACCAACCGCTATCAACTCATCTATCAGATGCGACCGGGGCTTACTTCTGAGGCAACACTCTACAATGGTTATACCGATACGATGGAGAAAATGCTCCGACGAATGGAGATGGACATCCATTACTTGGAACATCGCACCTTGTGGTTGGACTTTACCATCGTCATTAAGACGGTTCTAAAAATTGTTACTGGAAAGAAATTCTAA
- a CDS encoding ligase — translation MSEKVRYILFALFLFLTQILGTGIVPMGLFALSLLMIFSPTTFLRSLRYTPIFFLFICLSLGVGFYFALCNGLKPWNIAYWGQFYFLCILLLGVKDKKMCLEALRIFVFIIFILDFGTNLLFLVGVNVPWTELPPVRPGEALARFPGFKGNALYSGSITFVSACYMLNQKKVNKLVFYIGLASMVGNLILSGSYRYLIIGAVVATMYYLRLYRSKIMMVGLYVSSIVIVFMATLVTMFSNLSNFYRAFIWFHFLKEIAKDPWIGHGFFNIHLDENQDFSTPSHLIANGVTESCILTLGYSFGVIVLLFFLVSIVKTLLRYKAYRRYSVELGLFIGLTLDLFWGGSFDNTYTFALLLLSWYVINETACKKELNEDIHDSNTDV, via the coding sequence ATGTCAGAGAAGGTTCGTTATATCTTATTTGCACTCTTTCTTTTCCTTACACAGATACTGGGTACAGGCATTGTTCCAATGGGACTGTTCGCCCTTTCGCTGTTAATGATATTCTCACCTACCACCTTTCTACGTAGTCTGAGATATACCCCAATCTTCTTTTTATTCATCTGTCTCTCCTTGGGAGTCGGTTTTTACTTTGCGTTATGCAATGGTCTGAAGCCATGGAACATAGCTTATTGGGGACAATTCTACTTCCTTTGTATTCTTCTCTTAGGTGTTAAAGATAAGAAGATGTGCTTGGAAGCGTTGCGTATCTTCGTTTTTATCATCTTTATTCTTGACTTTGGAACGAATCTCTTGTTCCTTGTCGGTGTGAATGTACCCTGGACTGAACTGCCACCAGTGCGCCCTGGTGAAGCACTTGCACGTTTCCCAGGCTTTAAGGGTAATGCTTTATATTCAGGAAGTATCACCTTTGTGAGTGCTTGTTATATGCTCAACCAGAAGAAGGTGAATAAACTTGTCTTTTACATAGGGCTTGCCTCAATGGTGGGTAACCTCATTTTGTCAGGTTCGTATCGCTATCTTATCATCGGTGCGGTCGTTGCAACGATGTATTATCTGCGTTTGTACAGAAGTAAGATTATGATGGTTGGACTGTATGTTTCAAGTATTGTCATAGTGTTTATGGCAACACTTGTCACGATGTTCTCTAATCTAAGCAACTTCTATCGAGCGTTTATTTGGTTCCATTTCTTAAAAGAGATAGCAAAAGACCCATGGATAGGACATGGATTCTTCAATATCCATTTGGATGAAAACCAAGACTTTAGTACACCTTCTCATTTGATAGCCAATGGCGTGACAGAGTCTTGTATCTTGACACTTGGTTATAGTTTTGGTGTCATTGTCTTGTTATTCTTCCTCGTAAGTATTGTCAAAACATTGTTGAGATATAAGGCATACCGACGTTATTCAGTAGAGTTAGGACTGTTTATCGGTTTAACTTTGGACCTCTTTTGGGGTGGAAGCTTCGATAATACCTATACCTTTGCATTATTGTTATTGAGTTGGTATGTAATCAATGAAACAGCTTGTAAAAAAGAATTGAATGAAGACATTCACGATAGTAATACCGACGTATAA
- the pyk gene encoding pyruvate kinase, with amino-acid sequence MKQTKIVCSISDRRCDVDFLRKLFFSGMNVVRMNTAHATPEGIKEIIRNTRAVSQHLALLIDTKGPEVRTTAVAEPIQYKVGDMVKIFGRPDVDSTKDIINVSYPDFARDVKVGDHVLFDDGALDMLIVESAGPMLVAQVQNEGDLGSHKSVNVPGEHIELPALTEKDKANILLAIEEDIDFIAHSFVRSAADVLEVQKILDEHNSDIKIISKIENQEGVDNIDEIIDASYGIMIARGDLGIEVPIEQIPGIQRSIINKCILKKKPVIVATQMLHTMINNPRPTRAEVTDIANAIYSHTDALMLSGETASGKYPVEAVQTMARIAEAAEQDAHKRGHVTVPMVNQNDQREFLSRSAIEATEQLGVKGIITDSETGQTARNLAAFRGPHPVLAICYKDKVQRWLNLSYGVIAVYQHRYKSNEEMFTAALRMLRQKGYIELEDKIAYLSGTFGVGGGTTFLEINKVGDVFARKYRFHLPEEVNTDEDGE; translated from the coding sequence ATGAAACAGACAAAGATAGTATGTTCTATTAGCGACCGTCGCTGTGATGTTGACTTCCTCAGAAAGCTTTTCTTCTCAGGTATGAATGTCGTACGTATGAATACGGCACATGCAACTCCTGAAGGTATTAAGGAGATTATTCGCAATACACGTGCTGTGTCTCAGCACTTGGCTTTACTGATTGATACGAAGGGACCAGAGGTGAGAACTACAGCTGTGGCTGAGCCTATCCAGTATAAGGTGGGTGATATGGTTAAGATATTCGGTCGTCCTGATGTTGATTCAACAAAGGATATTATCAATGTTTCTTACCCTGACTTCGCTCGTGATGTGAAGGTTGGCGACCACGTTCTCTTTGATGACGGTGCATTGGATATGCTGATCGTTGAGAGTGCAGGTCCAATGTTAGTCGCACAGGTGCAGAATGAAGGTGATCTTGGCTCACACAAGAGTGTGAATGTACCTGGTGAACATATTGAACTTCCTGCCTTAACAGAGAAGGATAAGGCTAATATTTTGTTGGCAATAGAGGAGGATATCGACTTTATCGCTCACTCTTTTGTTCGTTCAGCAGCTGATGTTCTTGAGGTTCAGAAGATTCTTGACGAGCATAACTCTGATATTAAGATTATCTCAAAGATTGAGAATCAAGAGGGTGTAGACAATATCGACGAGATTATCGATGCTTCATACGGTATCATGATTGCACGTGGTGACTTGGGTATCGAGGTGCCTATCGAGCAGATTCCTGGTATTCAGCGTAGCATTATCAATAAGTGTATCTTGAAGAAGAAGCCTGTTATCGTGGCTACTCAGATGTTACACACGATGATTAACAATCCTCGTCCTACGCGTGCTGAGGTTACTGACATTGCGAATGCTATCTATAGCCACACTGATGCGTTGATGTTGAGTGGTGAGACAGCAAGTGGTAAGTATCCTGTTGAGGCTGTACAGACAATGGCTCGTATTGCTGAAGCAGCGGAGCAGGATGCACATAAGCGTGGACATGTAACTGTTCCGATGGTCAACCAGAATGATCAGCGTGAGTTCTTGTCAAGAAGTGCTATCGAGGCTACTGAACAGTTGGGTGTAAAGGGTATTATCACCGATAGCGAGACAGGTCAGACTGCTCGTAATCTTGCTGCTTTCCGTGGTCCACACCCAGTGTTGGCTATCTGCTACAAGGATAAGGTACAGCGTTGGCTGAACCTTAGCTACGGTGTTATTGCAGTTTATCAGCATCGTTATAAGTCAAATGAGGAGATGTTTACAGCTGCCTTGCGCATGCTTCGTCAGAAGGGTTACATTGAGTTAGAGGATAAGATTGCTTATCTTTCTGGTACGTTTGGCGTAGGTGGTGGCACTACCTTCCTTGAGATTAACAAGGTGGGTGATGTCTTTGCACGCAAGTATCGCTTCCATCTCCCTGAAGAAGTGAACACGGATGAGGACGGGGAATAA
- the dinB gene encoding DNA polymerase IV, with translation MRKIIHIDMDAFFASVEQRDNPELRGKPIAVGFDGPRGVVSTASYEARPFGVHSAMSMAQAKRRCPQLIVVSSHFDRYKEVSRQIHAVFHEYTDLVEPISLDEAFLDVSENKKGIELAVDIAKEIKQKIFERTSLTASAGISYNKLLAKIASDMRKPNGLFTVHPDRALDFIGKLPVEKLWGVGPKTAERMHSMGIFTGEQLRQISREHLVQVFGKMGNVYYDFSRGIDNRPVIVSYERKSVGCERTFLEDLHIESKIIIELYHITLELVERIKAKDFKGRTLTLKLKWDATTQITRSLTQDRILRTKDDILPLAKQLLKDTDYKNRPIRLMGLSVSLPETNEKEGQIRPQWIEGLLPFKENDFVT, from the coding sequence ATGCGTAAAATTATTCACATTGACATGGATGCTTTCTTTGCTTCGGTTGAGCAAAGGGACAATCCAGAACTGAGAGGGAAGCCTATCGCTGTCGGTTTCGATGGTCCACGTGGCGTGGTGTCGACTGCCAGCTACGAGGCTCGTCCCTTTGGCGTTCATTCTGCCATGTCAATGGCGCAGGCGAAAAGGCGTTGTCCGCAACTGATCGTTGTCTCTTCACATTTCGATAGATACAAAGAAGTGTCACGACAGATTCATGCTGTCTTTCATGAATACACCGATTTGGTTGAGCCAATCTCATTGGATGAGGCGTTCCTTGATGTTTCAGAGAATAAAAAAGGAATAGAACTGGCTGTCGATATAGCGAAAGAAATCAAGCAAAAGATATTCGAGCGTACCTCGCTAACTGCCTCTGCAGGAATAAGCTACAATAAACTATTGGCTAAGATAGCCTCTGATATGCGCAAGCCAAATGGACTCTTCACGGTACATCCCGACCGTGCGCTTGATTTTATCGGTAAACTCCCTGTTGAGAAGCTATGGGGCGTTGGTCCAAAGACGGCTGAGCGAATGCATAGTATGGGTATCTTTACGGGAGAGCAACTGCGACAAATATCGCGAGAACACCTTGTGCAGGTGTTTGGTAAGATGGGTAATGTCTATTATGATTTCTCACGTGGCATTGACAATCGTCCTGTCATCGTTTCCTATGAGCGTAAGTCTGTGGGCTGTGAACGTACTTTTCTTGAAGATTTACATATCGAATCGAAGATAATCATCGAACTCTATCACATCACTTTGGAGTTAGTTGAACGAATCAAAGCGAAAGATTTTAAGGGTAGAACCCTCACACTAAAACTGAAGTGGGATGCTACAACGCAGATAACACGCAGTCTTACACAGGACAGAATCCTCCGAACGAAAGATGATATCCTTCCTCTTGCCAAGCAATTATTAAAAGATACGGACTATAAGAATCGCCCTATCCGCTTGATGGGACTCTCTGTTTCTTTGCCCGAAACGAACGAAAAAGAAGGACAAATACGCCCTCAATGGATAGAAGGATTGCTTCCTTTTAAAGAAAATGACTTTGTTACGTAA
- a CDS encoding alpha-1,2-fucosyltransferase, translated as MKIVKILGGLGNQMFQYALYLSLQESFPKERVALDLFSFHGYHLHNGFELENIFSVAAQKASATDIMRIAYYYPNYLLWRIGKRLLPRRRGMCLESSTLRFDESVLTREGNRYFDGYWQDERYFAAYREKVLKAFTFPAFKRTENLSLLEKLDENSVALHVRRGDYVGNNLYQGICDLDYYRTAIEKMCAHVTPSLFCIFSNDIAWCQQHLQPYLKAPVVYVTWNTGVESYRDMQLMSCCAHNIIANSSFSWWGAWLNQNREKVVIAPKKWLNMEECHFTLPASWIKI; from the coding sequence ATGAAGATAGTAAAGATATTAGGTGGCTTGGGCAATCAGATGTTCCAGTATGCTTTATACCTCTCCTTGCAGGAGTCTTTTCCCAAGGAGCGTGTGGCACTCGACCTTTTTAGTTTCCACGGCTACCATCTGCATAATGGTTTCGAACTGGAGAACATCTTTTCTGTAGCGGCTCAGAAGGCTTCAGCTACTGACATTATGCGCATTGCCTATTACTATCCTAATTATCTTTTATGGCGTATTGGCAAACGCCTACTCCCACGTCGTAGGGGTATGTGTTTGGAAAGTTCTACGCTTCGTTTTGATGAATCGGTGTTGACGAGAGAAGGAAACAGATACTTTGATGGCTATTGGCAGGACGAAAGATACTTTGCCGCATATCGCGAGAAGGTGTTGAAAGCCTTTACTTTTCCTGCTTTTAAGCGCACGGAAAACCTATCTTTGTTAGAGAAATTAGATGAAAACAGCGTTGCGTTACACGTAAGACGAGGAGATTATGTTGGTAATAATCTTTATCAAGGTATCTGTGACCTCGACTATTATCGTACTGCCATTGAGAAGATGTGCGCTCATGTTACGCCCTCACTGTTTTGTATCTTTAGTAACGACATCGCATGGTGTCAGCAGCATCTTCAGCCGTATCTGAAAGCTCCAGTAGTCTATGTGACATGGAATACAGGTGTTGAGAGTTACCGAGATATGCAGTTGATGTCGTGTTGTGCGCATAATATCATCGCAAATTCTTCCTTTTCGTGGTGGGGTGCATGGCTCAATCAGAATCGTGAAAAGGTGGTTATTGCACCTAAGAAATGGTTGAATATGGAAGAATGTCATTTCACTTTGCCAGCATCATGGATTAAAATCTAA
- a CDS encoding oligosaccharide flippase family protein has product MGQGLVWSFTGTALAKFLTLLVGIICAHILQKEAYGEFSMVRSTINMFIVLGSAGLGVTSTKYIAEYREKQADKIPAVYAATNYFGLLMAIITAILILLGAPFIANNILHHPSIVLPVRIGAVLLFFSIINGVQNGALMGFENFKAIAINTLLGSVLESVLTILGAYYFGVNGAILGFGMGFILIFVTNHLSINKNFSAIHIKKLSIKKLHLKDFSILYTYSLPAALSALLITPSFWLIRSILVRAEGFQELAVFEAADQWKVIILFVPTAFSQIVLPILSSLHKEKTSFVSTLKYNMLIVGITALLLSIGVMLFGGFIMRLYGATYDNSVPVQILAISTIFSALANVLEMAVYSLGKMWQCFAINIVWALLMVGCSYYLCMRGDGANGLSMAVLVSYVVSFFMFLVYTIIVVRKEVK; this is encoded by the coding sequence ATGGGGCAAGGGCTGGTGTGGTCGTTCACTGGAACGGCTTTAGCGAAGTTCCTTACCTTACTCGTTGGTATCATCTGTGCCCATATTTTGCAGAAAGAAGCATACGGAGAGTTCTCTATGGTGCGCTCTACGATTAATATGTTTATTGTGCTTGGCTCTGCAGGATTAGGTGTTACGTCAACTAAGTATATAGCAGAATACAGGGAGAAGCAGGCTGATAAGATTCCTGCTGTCTATGCTGCAACGAACTACTTTGGACTTTTAATGGCCATCATAACGGCAATCCTGATACTGTTAGGCGCACCGTTTATAGCTAATAACATCCTTCACCATCCAAGTATTGTCCTGCCAGTACGTATAGGTGCGGTGTTATTGTTCTTTTCTATCATCAATGGTGTACAGAATGGAGCATTGATGGGCTTTGAAAACTTCAAGGCAATCGCTATCAATACATTGTTGGGAAGTGTCTTAGAATCGGTTTTAACGATTCTTGGAGCATATTATTTTGGTGTTAATGGAGCTATTCTTGGTTTTGGAATGGGATTCATCTTGATATTTGTTACGAATCATCTTTCTATCAATAAGAACTTCTCAGCTATTCATATAAAGAAGTTAAGCATAAAGAAACTCCATTTAAAGGACTTCTCTATCTTATATACTTATAGCCTTCCAGCAGCTTTGTCGGCATTACTTATCACCCCTTCGTTCTGGTTGATACGCTCAATACTTGTGCGTGCAGAGGGCTTTCAGGAACTTGCAGTCTTCGAAGCGGCTGACCAGTGGAAAGTTATTATCTTGTTTGTTCCCACAGCCTTCAGTCAGATAGTCCTGCCAATCCTATCCAGTTTACATAAGGAAAAGACCTCCTTTGTATCTACTTTGAAGTATAATATGCTCATTGTAGGCATTACGGCTTTGTTATTATCTATTGGTGTAATGCTCTTCGGTGGTTTTATCATGCGACTGTACGGTGCTACTTATGACAATTCTGTACCTGTTCAGATACTCGCTATATCTACAATCTTCTCTGCATTGGCTAATGTTCTTGAGATGGCAGTATATAGTCTTGGTAAGATGTGGCAATGCTTTGCTATCAATATTGTTTGGGCTTTGCTAATGGTTGGATGCTCTTATTATCTTTGTATGAGAGGAGATGGGGCTAATGGCCTATCAATGGCAGTATTAGTCTCTTATGTAGTGTCCTTCTTTATGTTTTTGGTGTACACCATCATTGTTGTTAGGAAGGAGGTAAAGTGA
- a CDS encoding glycosyltransferase family 2 protein yields MKTFTIVIPTYNNLDLFKSAYSSVCKQDFKDYEVVVVDDSTDSSIEDYVSSLNNPILIYRHHVPSAGAVSNWNHGLQLASGKYVIVLHHDEAFEEDNYLTSLNVQFQKGYDVLVSRVKVFNGGILKSNMFSEAVMKGFIGCPSLLFLCNVIGPCSCVAFKRAHITDFDNRLNWLVDVDWYYRLLKGKRRKFLDHLHINSFNDHEDKITNQIDVKQSEVKDIAILNVKYKCHSLLRCCLFINKMVMLYDLKGIIKKLIRK; encoded by the coding sequence ATGAAGACATTCACGATAGTAATACCGACGTATAATAATCTCGACCTTTTTAAGAGTGCGTACAGTTCTGTCTGTAAGCAGGATTTTAAGGACTATGAGGTTGTTGTAGTAGATGATTCCACTGATTCGTCTATAGAGGATTACGTGTCTTCGCTTAATAATCCCATTCTTATTTATCGACATCATGTGCCCTCAGCAGGCGCAGTGAGTAATTGGAATCATGGTTTACAGTTAGCAAGTGGTAAGTATGTTATTGTATTACACCATGATGAGGCTTTCGAAGAAGACAATTATCTGACTTCTCTAAACGTACAATTCCAAAAGGGATATGACGTACTTGTGAGCCGTGTAAAGGTTTTTAATGGTGGAATATTAAAGTCCAATATGTTCTCAGAGGCTGTGATGAAAGGCTTTATAGGCTGTCCTTCCCTTCTTTTCCTTTGTAATGTCATTGGTCCTTGTTCCTGTGTTGCTTTTAAGCGAGCGCATATTACAGACTTTGACAACCGCCTTAACTGGCTTGTTGATGTTGATTGGTATTACCGTCTACTGAAGGGGAAGCGCAGAAAGTTCTTAGATCATCTTCATATCAACTCTTTTAACGACCATGAGGATAAGATTACAAATCAGATAGATGTGAAACAATCAGAGGTGAAAGACATAGCTATTCTCAACGTAAAGTATAAGTGTCATTCTCTATTAAGATGTTGCTTATTCATCAATAAAATGGTTATGCTCTATGATTTAAAGGGTATAATAAAGAAACTCATCCGCAAATGA
- a CDS encoding SLBB domain-containing protein — protein MKKYILFVLLALCSLNGFAQSSMTDTQVMDFVQKEHKKGTPQAQIVTKLMQSGVDISQIRRVRNIYEKMQKGNAAFGAAKESTTTDRSRTNNGQTSPTSAPGKSKRQIADATLDDYNNNEQEINRYSEGRISANRSWTNTYDENDGEYLKMQAEMNDWMPQDTAAMYENLLKQLSRNRKKVWGRDIFNNKSLSFEPNMNMALPRNYRIGPGDAVFIDVYGASQKSYQTTVAPDGYVTLEGFGPVQVSGLTVDQANNRIREKIGKRFSSSNIRLSVGQTHTIMVNVVGEVKTPGTYTLSAFATVFNALYMAGGIGDLGTLRNIKVYRGGTLITTVDVYDFLRRGHLSGNVRLADNDVIVVGPYEMLAQISGKVKRPMFYEMKRGESLGTLIGYAGGFAGDAYTRSVRVRRKTGRQYSIFNVNEFDMRNFRVADEDSISVDSVIPRYENMVEIKGAVFRPGMYEVGGRINSVRGLIEAADGLTEVAFAPHAVLHRKKADRTLEVISVDVDGILTGRVADIPIQNEDVLFIPTRTDAQEQRTITIHGEVLYPGIYQYADNESLEDFILQAGGLKQSASTVRVDVSRRITNPQALTPDSIIARTYSFSLRDGFVIDGAPGFVLEPYDEVYVRKSPGTTNQQNVSIEGEVVFAGNYTLTSRKMRLSDIYKAAGGATELGYIKGARLERRPTPSERIRMENIYKVQLEQQHKNMVNLAVKTKDAGVLQAIQENNKKLEEKFKVPDVYPVGIELDKAIANPGSDADIVLREGDHIVIPQYNGTVKINGAVMFPNSVGYVEGKSVAYYIDQAGGFASDAKKSNTYILYMNGMLAKVGHNAKVRPGCEIIVPTKIQSKMSLAETLSVGSSAASIAAVIATIANLLK, from the coding sequence ATGAAGAAATATATTCTATTTGTATTACTCGCATTATGTTCTTTGAACGGTTTTGCACAGTCGTCTATGACGGATACGCAGGTAATGGACTTCGTGCAGAAGGAGCACAAGAAAGGTACTCCACAAGCGCAGATTGTCACCAAGCTCATGCAGAGTGGTGTAGACATCTCGCAGATACGCCGCGTGAGAAACATATACGAAAAGATGCAGAAGGGAAATGCTGCTTTCGGAGCCGCAAAAGAGAGTACAACAACGGATCGTAGTCGTACAAATAACGGACAGACAAGTCCTACTTCTGCCCCAGGAAAGAGCAAACGACAAATCGCTGATGCGACACTCGATGATTACAATAACAACGAGCAGGAGATAAACAGATACTCAGAGGGACGTATCTCGGCTAATCGTTCGTGGACAAACACCTACGATGAGAACGATGGTGAGTACCTGAAGATGCAGGCTGAGATGAATGATTGGATGCCACAGGACACTGCTGCAATGTATGAAAACCTACTGAAGCAGCTGAGTCGTAACCGAAAGAAGGTCTGGGGACGTGACATCTTTAATAATAAGAGTCTTTCTTTTGAACCAAACATGAACATGGCGCTGCCTCGCAACTACCGTATTGGTCCCGGTGATGCTGTGTTTATCGATGTATATGGTGCTTCACAAAAGTCTTACCAGACAACGGTTGCCCCTGATGGTTACGTCACCTTGGAGGGTTTCGGTCCTGTTCAGGTGAGTGGATTGACTGTAGATCAGGCGAACAACCGTATCCGTGAGAAGATTGGTAAGCGTTTTAGTAGTTCGAACATACGCCTCTCTGTTGGTCAGACCCATACCATCATGGTGAATGTTGTGGGTGAAGTGAAGACCCCAGGTACCTATACACTGTCAGCTTTTGCCACTGTTTTCAACGCACTTTACATGGCTGGCGGTATCGGTGACTTAGGAACACTGCGTAATATCAAGGTTTATAGAGGAGGAACACTCATCACTACGGTTGACGTATACGACTTCCTTCGTCGCGGTCATCTGAGTGGTAATGTGCGCTTGGCTGATAACGACGTCATCGTTGTGGGTCCTTACGAGATGCTTGCACAGATTAGCGGTAAGGTGAAACGCCCAATGTTCTATGAGATGAAACGTGGCGAAAGCCTTGGAACACTCATCGGTTATGCAGGTGGATTTGCTGGTGATGCCTATACACGTTCGGTACGTGTACGCAGAAAGACGGGTCGCCAGTATTCTATCTTCAATGTTAATGAGTTTGACATGCGCAACTTCCGTGTTGCTGACGAAGACTCTATCAGTGTAGACTCGGTTATTCCAAGATACGAAAACATGGTTGAAATCAAGGGAGCCGTGTTCCGTCCGGGTATGTATGAGGTTGGTGGACGCATCAATAGCGTACGCGGTTTGATTGAAGCTGCAGACGGATTGACAGAGGTGGCATTTGCTCCACACGCCGTTTTACACCGCAAGAAGGCTGACCGCACATTAGAGGTTATCTCGGTAGATGTGGACGGAATCCTTACGGGTCGTGTGGCTGACATCCCTATACAAAATGAAGATGTACTCTTCATCCCTACACGTACGGATGCACAGGAGCAACGAACCATAACCATTCATGGTGAAGTTCTCTATCCAGGTATCTATCAATACGCTGATAATGAGTCGTTAGAAGACTTCATCCTGCAAGCTGGAGGTCTGAAACAGAGTGCCTCTACGGTGAGAGTAGATGTGTCACGTCGTATCACAAACCCACAAGCACTGACGCCAGACTCTATCATCGCCCGCACCTACTCCTTCTCTCTACGTGACGGCTTTGTCATCGATGGTGCGCCAGGTTTCGTTCTTGAACCTTACGATGAGGTGTATGTACGTAAGAGTCCGGGTACAACCAATCAGCAGAATGTTAGTATTGAAGGTGAGGTTGTGTTTGCTGGAAACTACACACTGACCTCAAGAAAGATGCGCCTAAGCGACATTTATAAGGCTGCAGGTGGTGCAACAGAATTAGGATATATCAAAGGTGCGCGCTTAGAGCGTCGCCCTACTCCATCCGAACGCATACGAATGGAGAATATCTATAAGGTGCAGTTGGAACAGCAACATAAGAACATGGTAAACTTAGCTGTGAAAACTAAGGATGCAGGTGTTCTTCAAGCAATACAAGAAAATAACAAGAAGTTAGAGGAGAAGTTCAAAGTTCCTGATGTATACCCAGTTGGTATCGAGTTAGATAAGGCGATAGCTAATCCAGGAAGTGATGCCGACATCGTCCTTCGTGAGGGCGATCACATCGTCATTCCACAATACAATGGAACCGTTAAGATTAACGGTGCGGTTATGTTCCCTAACTCTGTCGGTTATGTTGAGGGCAAGAGCGTTGCTTACTATATCGATCAGGCTGGTGGTTTCGCCAGTGATGCGAAAAAAAGCAACACCTATATTCTCTACATGAACGGCATGTTAGCAAAGGTTGGCCACAATGCTAAGGTTCGTCCAGGTTGCGAAATTATCGTTCCAACAAAGATACAAAGCAAGATGAGCCTTGCTGAAACCCTCAGCGTCGGTTCAAGTGCTGCCAGCATCGCAGCCGTCATTGCTACGATTGCAAACTTGCTGAAGTAA